A single window of Acidimicrobiales bacterium DNA harbors:
- a CDS encoding helix-turn-helix transcriptional regulator codes for MSELTSWNDIKKKRSPAGQAAHEDEARISEFRELVYRLRTEAGLTQAELAGRMGTTQSAIARMEGGGTRPSLETLEKLAVAVGQELVVGVGEHLSENRSIAKLVREGHAVVRRAG; via the coding sequence ATGAGTGAGCTGACGAGCTGGAACGACATCAAGAAGAAGCGTTCTCCGGCGGGCCAGGCTGCCCATGAGGACGAGGCGCGGATCAGCGAGTTCCGGGAGTTGGTGTATCGGCTGAGGACCGAGGCCGGGCTGACTCAGGCGGAACTGGCCGGGCGGATGGGGACGACCCAGTCCGCGATCGCTCGGATGGAGGGCGGCGGCACACGGCCGAGCCTTGAGACGTTGGAGAAGCTGGCGGTGGCTGTCGGTCAGGAGTTGGTGGTCGGAGTGGGGGAGCACCTCAGCGAGAACCGGTCGATCGCCAAGTTGGTGCGCGAGGGCCACGCCGTGGTCCGCCGCGCCGGCTGA
- a CDS encoding type II toxin-antitoxin system PemK/MazF family toxin → MVTTPDRGQIWWGELEDAGRRPFLIMTRSAAIPVLNAVLAAPVTRTIRGIPTELRLGVDDGMPTDCVASFDNLRVVPKAYLVDQICALQPARLTEACAAVRAAIDC, encoded by the coding sequence ATGGTGACGACCCCCGACCGAGGGCAGATCTGGTGGGGCGAACTCGAAGACGCCGGTCGGCGCCCGTTCCTGATCATGACCCGCTCGGCTGCGATTCCTGTGCTCAACGCTGTTCTCGCGGCGCCTGTCACCCGCACCATCAGAGGAATTCCCACCGAGCTACGACTTGGCGTGGACGACGGCATGCCAACCGACTGCGTTGCGAGCTTCGACAATCTCCGAGTCGTACCCAAGGCCTACCTCGTCGACCAGATCTGCGCGCTACAGCCAGCCCGACTCACCGAAGCATGCGCCGCAGTCCGCGCCGCCATCGACTGCTAG
- a CDS encoding DUF4386 family protein, whose protein sequence is MTTKTSVHVPASRSTSRAGAIGGLVAAATFVFGIALFVSSLSDYTDSDATPAESVDFLVGHQTVLFVWYLVIFVVFGVAIIPLARALRSRLGDVSPQLADIGAVFAYIWAGLMFATGMISNIGISAVADLDETDSGAAENLWSAIDTVTEGLGGGNELVGGLWILLVSLAAWGTGRLPKGLNVLGIVSALAGLVTLIPGLSDVGMVFGLGSIAWFAWTGIVLFRTDTVDVAR, encoded by the coding sequence ATGACCACCAAGACCAGCGTCCACGTTCCGGCCTCACGGTCGACATCTCGAGCGGGCGCGATCGGCGGCCTCGTCGCCGCGGCGACGTTCGTGTTCGGCATCGCCCTGTTCGTGAGCAGTCTGAGCGATTACACCGATTCCGACGCGACGCCGGCGGAGTCCGTCGACTTCCTGGTGGGACACCAGACCGTCTTGTTCGTCTGGTACCTCGTCATCTTTGTGGTCTTCGGTGTGGCGATCATCCCGCTCGCACGAGCGCTCCGCAGCCGATTGGGCGACGTCAGCCCCCAGCTTGCCGACATCGGCGCCGTGTTCGCCTACATCTGGGCCGGCCTCATGTTCGCCACCGGCATGATCTCCAACATCGGCATCTCCGCCGTCGCCGATCTCGACGAAACCGACTCAGGAGCCGCCGAGAACCTCTGGTCGGCCATCGACACCGTCACCGAGGGCCTCGGCGGCGGCAACGAACTGGTGGGCGGCCTCTGGATCCTGCTCGTCAGCCTCGCCGCATGGGGCACCGGGCGCCTGCCGAAGGGACTCAACGTCCTCGGCATCGTCAGCGCCCTTGCGGGACTCGTCACGCTCATCCCCGGGCTCAGTGACGTCGGCATGGTCTTCGGGCTCGGCTCGATCGCCTGGTTCGCCTGGACCGGCATCGTGTTGTTCCGCACCGACACCGTCGATGTGGCCCGATGA
- a CDS encoding TetR/AcrR family transcriptional regulator, producing the protein MTASDTQEKPQSKRPRLSVDRVLDGAVALADEIGVDAFTIRKLADALDTKPMTIYHHLDSKDAIVDGMVDRVFAAIERPPAELGWKDAMRKRCVSAREVLSRHWWAAPLMESRTNPGPETLGHHDAVLGCLRRGGLSLEMAAHAYVLLDSYVYGFALQEANLPATGGAEMADLAGRILGPLSAETYPYLTEFTTGHVLQPGYDFSAEFEFGLDLILDALERMT; encoded by the coding sequence ATGACAGCGTCTGATACCCAGGAGAAGCCCCAGTCGAAGAGGCCGCGGCTGAGCGTCGATCGGGTGCTCGACGGCGCGGTCGCGCTCGCCGACGAGATCGGTGTCGACGCGTTCACGATCCGCAAGCTCGCCGACGCCCTCGACACCAAGCCGATGACGATCTATCACCACCTCGACAGCAAGGACGCCATCGTCGATGGGATGGTGGATCGGGTCTTCGCCGCGATCGAGCGGCCGCCGGCCGAGCTGGGTTGGAAGGACGCGATGCGCAAACGCTGCGTGTCGGCCCGGGAAGTGCTGAGCCGGCACTGGTGGGCTGCGCCGCTGATGGAATCCCGCACCAACCCCGGCCCCGAGACGCTCGGCCACCACGACGCCGTGCTCGGTTGCCTGCGGCGCGGCGGACTGTCGCTGGAGATGGCCGCGCACGCCTACGTCCTGCTCGACAGCTACGTGTACGGGTTCGCCCTCCAGGAGGCGAACCTGCCCGCCACCGGTGGCGCGGAGATGGCCGACCTCGCCGGCCGCATCCTCGGGCCGCTGTCCGCCGAGACCTACCCCTACCTCACCGAGTTCACCACCGGCCATGTCCTCCAGCCCGGCTACGACTTCAGCGCCGAGTTCGAGTTCGGGCTCGACCTCATCCTCGACGCACTCGAACGGATGACCTGA
- a CDS encoding sigma-70 family RNA polymerase sigma factor, with amino-acid sequence MGVADVFRAEWPLLVATLMRDVGDLTIAEDAAQDAFLEASTRWPTDGIPDRPGAWLVTTGRRKAIDQIRRLKRFEDRLPVLAGDRTTVHSDDTGSPDVDGSQALDDQLALLLGCCHPALAPEAQVALTLRIVAGLSTPQIARAFLVSEETMTRRITRAKSKIRAARIPFEPPTLDTLTERIGAVCEVISSVFTEGHASATDTALIRGDLCEEAIWLAQLLSRLAPNDPEVAGLHALLLLTDARRSSRLDRHGSPILLADQDRSLWDQPMIARGLAELARAHSFGRGGAFQFQAAIAALHATAPSFEATDWRAVLRLYDVLLQRQPSALIALNRAIAVDHVRGPGAALAALDAIEQADDLTGDVSGYVYFHTARSSVLARLDRLDEAEEALDVAIGCSTNESERSFLRRRRDELADGGI; translated from the coding sequence ATGGGTGTCGCCGACGTCTTTCGTGCGGAGTGGCCGCTGCTGGTGGCCACCCTCATGCGAGACGTCGGCGACCTGACCATCGCCGAAGATGCGGCTCAGGACGCGTTCCTCGAGGCATCGACGAGATGGCCGACCGACGGGATCCCCGACCGGCCAGGTGCATGGTTGGTCACGACGGGCCGACGCAAGGCCATCGATCAGATCCGCAGACTGAAGCGATTCGAAGACCGTCTCCCGGTACTGGCCGGCGACCGCACGACGGTTCACTCCGACGACACCGGGTCACCCGACGTCGACGGTTCGCAGGCGCTCGATGACCAACTCGCGCTCCTGCTCGGCTGTTGCCACCCTGCCCTCGCCCCGGAGGCGCAGGTCGCGTTGACACTGCGGATCGTCGCGGGGCTCTCCACGCCACAGATCGCCCGGGCGTTTCTGGTGTCCGAGGAGACGATGACGCGCCGCATCACACGCGCCAAGTCGAAGATCCGGGCCGCACGAATTCCCTTCGAACCACCCACGCTGGACACGCTCACCGAGCGCATCGGCGCCGTCTGCGAGGTGATCTCGTCGGTCTTCACCGAGGGCCACGCCAGCGCGACCGACACGGCACTCATCCGCGGAGACCTCTGCGAAGAGGCGATCTGGCTCGCTCAGCTCCTGAGCAGGCTCGCCCCGAACGATCCCGAGGTCGCGGGACTCCACGCGCTCCTGCTGCTGACCGACGCCCGACGATCCAGCCGTCTCGATCGCCACGGCAGCCCGATCCTCCTCGCCGACCAGGATCGGTCCCTCTGGGACCAACCGATGATCGCTCGCGGTCTCGCGGAACTGGCGAGAGCGCACTCCTTCGGGCGAGGCGGAGCGTTTCAGTTCCAGGCGGCGATCGCCGCCCTGCATGCCACCGCTCCCAGCTTCGAGGCGACCGACTGGCGGGCGGTTCTGCGCCTGTACGACGTGCTCCTGCAGCGTCAGCCCAGCGCGCTGATCGCGTTGAACCGGGCCATCGCCGTCGACCACGTGCGCGGGCCAGGCGCAGCGCTCGCCGCTCTCGACGCGATTGAACAGGCCGATGACCTCACCGGTGACGTCAGCGGGTACGTGTACTTTCACACCGCCCGATCCAGCGTCCTGGCCCGTCTCGATCGCCTCGACGAGGCCGAAGAAGCACTCGACGTCGCAATCGGGTGCAGCACAAACGAATCGGAACGATCGTTCCTTCGGCGACGACGGGACGAACTGGCCGATGGAGGGATCTGA
- a CDS encoding ribbon-helix-helix domain-containing protein — MTTHKTKTGRTLTDADIDALAQEVETTDYDVEELKTRRRGRPTMGSGPADVVPVRIDPELKAAIEARAEADHTTTSEVIREALRKFLEVA, encoded by the coding sequence ATGACCACGCACAAGACCAAGACCGGACGGACCCTCACCGACGCCGACATCGACGCGCTGGCCCAGGAAGTCGAGACAACCGACTACGACGTCGAAGAGCTCAAGACCCGCCGCCGCGGCCGCCCGACCATGGGCTCGGGCCCGGCGGATGTCGTGCCGGTGCGGATCGATCCCGAGCTCAAGGCTGCCATCGAAGCCCGCGCCGAGGCCGACCACACCACCACCAGCGAGGTCATCCGCGAAGCCCTCCGTAAGTTCCTCGAGGTCGCCTGA
- a CDS encoding VOC family protein encodes MLTVGIDHVATITNDGDRFIDFYTEVLDAVVEADGPEYPGGPRMIILKLGPTTELNVFEVEGNSQADHQRPMFGRGRLDHIGFRAADLERFGEIRRRLMAKGATDGVVTEFGRKISLFFRDPDLLECEVLSVNPDADPAALRFGTASDRFPERVEIAPEFVPLDVQMLR; translated from the coding sequence ATGCTGACCGTCGGCATCGACCATGTCGCCACGATCACCAACGACGGCGACCGGTTCATCGACTTCTACACCGAGGTACTCGACGCCGTGGTCGAAGCTGACGGACCGGAGTATCCGGGCGGTCCGCGGATGATCATCCTCAAGCTGGGCCCCACCACCGAGCTGAACGTCTTCGAGGTCGAGGGGAACTCGCAGGCCGACCACCAGCGCCCCATGTTCGGGCGTGGTCGGCTCGACCACATCGGGTTCCGCGCCGCGGACCTCGAGCGGTTCGGGGAGATCCGAAGGCGGCTGATGGCCAAGGGGGCCACCGATGGGGTGGTGACCGAGTTCGGGCGGAAGATCAGCCTGTTCTTCCGCGACCCCGACCTTCTCGAGTGCGAGGTTCTGTCTGTCAATCCCGATGCTGACCCCGCCGCGCTGCGGTTCGGGACTGCGTCCGACCGGTTCCCCGAACGTGTCGAGATCGCCCCGGAGTTCGTGCCACTCGACGTGCAAATGCTTCGCTAA
- a CDS encoding YciI family protein — MLLLASNPADEPTPDSEAFGPYMGEWAAYSQALAEAGALVAGEALQDADTASTVQVRDGRRIVTDGPFIESKEVIGGYYVIDVANLDEALDWAAKIPNAHFGTVEVRPVMEFDG; from the coding sequence ATGCTCCTCCTTGCAAGCAACCCTGCCGATGAACCAACCCCTGACAGCGAAGCATTCGGCCCCTACATGGGCGAATGGGCCGCCTACAGCCAGGCACTCGCCGAGGCGGGGGCCCTCGTCGCCGGCGAAGCACTGCAGGATGCCGACACCGCGAGCACCGTTCAGGTACGCGATGGCAGGCGCATCGTGACCGACGGTCCGTTCATCGAGTCGAAGGAGGTCATCGGCGGCTACTACGTGATCGATGTCGCCAACCTCGACGAGGCGCTCGATTGGGCAGCCAAGATCCCGAACGCCCACTTCGGGACCGTCGAGGTCCGCCCGGTCATGGAGTTCGACGGCTGA